In the genome of Fusarium fujikuroi IMI 58289 draft genome, chromosome FFUJ_chr02, one region contains:
- a CDS encoding related to GLY1-L-threonine aldolase, low-specific — translation MPSLTTPESPFTPKVQAKLLASREKASRDFRSDVVTVPIEEMMTSILEASVNDDIYDPEGDPSVKALEARLVELTGMEAALWAVSGTQGNQICLRTHLTQPPHSVLLDHRAHVHCWESGALPVISQASVTTVHAKNGVHLTLEDVKKNIIADGNIHFPPTRVVSLENTLSGTILPLAEAQAISNYVRSFPVPEGQKPIAMHLDGARVFDGVIGEGVDLKAYAACFDSISICLAKGIGAPMGSVILGKKPFIERAKWFRKMLGGGTRQPGMMAAAALSALEYSIPRFPSVHAMTKDAAARLETVGYKFTLPVQTNMILLDLEAAEIPPAAFVEYCAKEDVSVFPMARLVFHHQTSEVAVDKLVTALTRLMEDKRNGVTLNDGEAHGGYS, via the exons ATGCCTTCCCTAACAACCCCCGAATCCCCATTCACTCCAAAGGTCCAAGCCAAGTTGCTCGCTAGCCGGGAGAAGGCCTCTCGTGACTTCCGCTCAGATGTCGTTACCGTCCCCATCGAGGAGATGATGACATCTATTCTCGAGGCCTCGGTAAACGACGATATCTACGATCCTGAAGGTGACCCTTCtgtcaaggctctcgaggCTCGACTTGTCGAGTTGACGGGCATGGAGGCTGCTCTATGGGCTGTTTCTGGTACTCAGGGGAACCAAATTTGTTTGCGAACGCATCTTACCCAGCCACCGCATAGTGTGCTGCTGGATCATAGGGCACATGTGCATTGTTGGGAGAGTGGTGCTCTGCCAGTGATTTCACAGGCGAGTGTCACGACGGTTCATGCAAAGAACGGAGTGCATTTGACGTTGGAGGATGTTaagaagaacatcatcgCTGATGGGAACA TTCACTTCCCACCTACAAGGGTCGTATCTCTTGAGAATACACTCTCAGGCACTATTCTGCCCCTTGCTGAAGCCCAAGCCATCTCAAACTATGTCCGTTCATTCCCTGTACCGGAAGGCCAGAAGCCCATTGCCATGCATCTAGACGGAGCTCGTGTCTTTGACGGTGTCATCGGAGAAGGTGTTGATCTCAAGGCTTACGCAGCCTGCTTTGACAGTATATCTATCTGTCTGGCCAAAGGCATCGGTGCCCCAATGGGCAGCGTCATCCTCGGCAAGAAGCCCTTCATTGAGCGGGCGAAGTGGTTCAGGAAGATGTTGGGAGGAGGAACTCGACAGCCGGGTATGATGGCCGCTGCAGCTCTATCTGCGCTGGAGTACAGCATCCCGAGGTTTCCGTCTGTGCATGCCATGACGaaagatgctgctgctaGACTCGAAACCGTGGGATACAAGTTCACACTTCCTGTTCAGACCAACATGATTCTGCTAGATCTGGAAGCCGCTGAGATCCCACCCGCGGCATTCGTTGAGTATTGTGCAAAGGAGGATGTCTCGGTCTTCCCCATGGCCAGGCTCGTGTTTCATCATCAGACGTCTGAGGTGGCTGTTGATAAGTTGGTGACGGCGCTGACGAGGTTGATGGAGGATAAGCGTAACGGGGTGACTCTTAATGACGGAGAGGCCCATGGCGGGTACAGTTAG
- a CDS encoding related to myosin-like protein, with product MAAADVDIGYVAGHLGLDQPVIASLTTEPTVELVNIVLQAVAAKAHEFDTLYAEKLQTDIELENAVRSSETRSQTFKATADKALKDVEEARQQLKDEETKRQSLENELQVFKSKKSDYDAEIKALNDKIETLQSSNRTNLSIIESNNKRDQTITEELTKQHQRNVELSREITALQQSEQNARGQLNSAKYREESLQQQLDLARKNSEWLENELKTKSEEGLKYRKEKGARIAELQRQNEDIQSQVDSLKRTEQQLRDRLDAMQAKADDALVKVQNQEGTFAQTIESYKHELEAQKRLVEMSNQLSKKHQERVHDLEREKERLRDNYETELRRVRAELEQERQTTSEMEERINQLQSEVDELQARMEQHAPPPESAPETPRANGSLMRPSSPFATPSMRTKGAITTTQALDQLYQVKGQLATEKRRNAQLSEELDNMMTALEAKAPEIQDLQTEAEQLREEITRMSELSQNSFEERDKAKRAARKAESALATSQSETNILRTQLRDLGTQINMLLFQIHAMEKGTDRLTDEETFRLQQLQKGEISEEALSDMSDTHQFITQKLVVFKDIQSLQAKNEELLRITRELANQLESEEALAEKHQAKQDHDMVEKLQQELSHMTEEARSIKKTMESFKTERDMFRRLLQQRGVHGDEASMMRNSIAGGERLPLASIEATEQTEALNEALRKLQSEYDNYREAQDGVRKDLRDQMDALSAERNSLQTDKVKLHAEVRLESERREMLQTNYVALQSENRELQKRAQTLSETAAKQDIRTQQVAEELIEARGLLDSVRNETANLKAEKKLWKDIQDRLSKDNESLIEEKNRLNNLLATQQSIENERNMADSEARRKAQAKIESLEQELSDAQRKLTYEAEETKKLQLRKEFESKESQKRIDELMASLSQIREEHVAVKTSRDHLQARVDELMVELRNAEERAGRLQPRPTPRPGTIEVSEQQQQLENEIQDLNVEISDLKRNLDMANTYLENAKTQAEQFKELSQANEEALEDLRGSQEQYRQEMEAIIEEKDGKIKELSQRAEDLSAELSRSNTELSSLRDSQGEVARRYEDEKSILQEEVNRLKEESARHLEATRFHQQDLRAQAEIASKAQQDYEQELVKHAEAAKLVQQLRTEYNTLKSEAASLKSEADSAKVTLAQSESSWEERRQQLEQEMTELKTRREDVNSQNKILHQQLEALTTQVAALQQKRSGGEEEDERMSPVPLGDASDGLRELNGYLRREKEILEVQYDLKAQEAKRLQQQLEYTQSQLDEARLKLDQERTQAAQSGRTSMTHQDLMEKLNELNIYRESSMTLRNENQQLKDQIGEKNKKIEEMEARIQPLEAEIDTLKTQKSFLEDEIKQIQEDRDRWQKRTEGILTKYGRVDPAEMEQLKDKITELETERDALKQGEEPLKAKITELETTMESERNNWSTTRAKIVEQAKERSRKLTGEKNEAIQRANQLQESLDKAKNELEGTKKEAEESRNQKSELEQQIRNFQKEVEQLRQQAQTANSTPTPAQPAQPAEASVSSDVVAQLEQQLADARKELEAINGQKQSAEQQLESLRNELQTAISERDEATKKLQEATVNASAQTTDQTPAEPVAADSTEQPASSISDEEKKALEERVAAAEAKAAEFEQKANEVETRIQTTIKERSDRMRDTLNAKLRESRSKMEEEYKKKDEDLKLKFEQEKQIWLAENPTARNADVTKTEPADQPPATPAKAEAPAVPATPSSVGQTDLSQLDDTGIRQFLATNPTVKNIVAANIKKKLEIESSKLKAELESTIKTEYEPKIAAARDQAQLMESKKSTLRINMAENKLRAANAKISVVEKAVSETPQKPVVEVWEVAKVAVAPPATPVVAKPTPARQGSVAGVPPSPSPATPAAGAKAAQGTPAATPAGQQQAGSDTKPAQAAGPTPATSGIPGPKTNNPFAVPANATTAAAPNPFATNNENGVAPAAKPGQQQTQAPQQAPQQQGQQQGQQQGQQQGQQPVRSGIPMPRGGGRGRGGAYVPPGQRAASGPQEGGHGNAGRGGRGGRGGGRGGMNPSANDFQPGNKRPRGDSEVGGGAKRARGAH from the exons ATGGCGGCCGCAGACGTGGACATCGGCTACGTCGCAGGCCACCTCGGCCTCGACCAGCCCGTTATCGCGTCTCTAACGACAGAACCGACCGTTGAGCTCGTCAACATTGTTCTGCAGGCTGTTGCAGCCAAAGCGCACGAGTTTGACACCCTCTATGCGGAAAAGCTCCAGACCGACATTGAACTGGAGAACGCGGTGCGCAGCTCTGAAACGCGATCGCAAACTTTCAAAGCTACTGCGGATAAGGCCctcaaagatgttgaagaggCTAGGCAGCAGCTCAAGGACGAAG AAACGAAGCGACAATCTCTCGAGAATGAACTTCAAGTTTTCAAATCTAAGAAATCGGATTACGAtgccgagatcaaggccctgAATGACAAGATTGAGACCCTTCAATCTTCAAACCGAACCAACTTGAGCATTATTGAATCCAACAACAAGCGCGATCAGACTATCACCGAAGAACTTACGAAGCAGCACCAGCGAAATGTCGAACTTTCTCGCGAGATCACTGCACTGCAACAATCGGAGCAGAACGCACGGGGCCAGCTCAATAGTGCCAAGTACCGAGAAGAATCCCTACAACAACAGCTCGATCTTGCCCGAAAGAACAGCGAATGGCTAGAGAATGAACTCAAGACAAAGAGCGAGGAGGGCCTCAAGTACCGAAAGGAAAAGGGTGCCCGTATTGCCGAGCTCCAGCGACAAAATGAAGACATTCAATCTCAGGTTGACTCCTTAAAGAGAACAGAGCAACAGCTCCGCGATCGACTCGATGCCATGCAAGCCAAGGCGGATGACGCTTTGGTGAAGGTTCAGAACCAGGAGGGAACCTTTGCGCAGACAATCGAGAGCTATAAgcatgagcttgaagctcagAAACGTTTGGTTGAGATGTCTAACCAGCTGAGcaagaaacaccaagaacGAGTGCATGATCTTGAACGTGAAAAGGAGCGACTTCGCGATAACTACGAGACCGAGCTCCGACGCGTTCGGGCCGAGCTTGAGCAAGAACGCCAGACCACGAGTGAGATGGAGGAACGCATTAACCAACTTCAGTCCGAAGTTGACGAGCTCCAGGCTCGTATGGAGCAGCACGCACCGCCACCCGAGTCTGCACCAGAAACCCCCCGTGCCAACGGCTCCTTGATGCGACCTTCCTCTCCATTCGCAACCCCGTCTATGCGAACAAAGGGTGCGATAACCACCACCCAGGCCCTTGACCAGCTGTACCAAGTTAAGGGTCAACTGGCTACTGAAAAGCGTCGCAACGCTCAGCTTTCCGAGGAGCTCGACAATATGATGACTGCTCTAGAAGCAAAGGCCCCCGAgatccaagatcttcaaaCTGAAGCTGAACAGCTTCGTGAAGAGATTACTCGAATGTCAGAGTTGTCTCAAAACAGCTTTGAGGAACGAGACAAGGCAAAGCGAGCAGCAAGGAAAGCAGAGAGCGCACTCGCAACTTCGCAATCTGAAACAAATATTCTGCGCACTCAACTTCGAGATCTTGGTACTCAGATCAACATGTTGTTGTTCCAGATCCACGCCATGGAGAAGGGCACAGACCGACTCACTGATGAAGAGACTTTCCGACTCCAACAACTACAGAAAGGAGAGATTTCGGAGGAGGCACTATCAGATATGTCCGACACTCACCAATTCATTACGCAGAAGCTGGTGGTGTTCAAGGATATTCAGTCTCTGCAGGCCAAGAACGAAGAGCTTCTTCGCATTACTCGGGAGCTTGCCAATCAACTCGAAAGCGAGGAAGCACTCGCAGAGAAGCACCAGGCCAAGCAAGACCACGACATGGTTGAGAAACTTCAGCAGGAACTTAGTCACATGACTGAGGAGGCAAGATCtatcaagaagacgatggagAGCTTCAAGACAGAGCGTGATATGTTCCGAAGGCTTTTGCAGCAACGAGGTGTTCACGGTGACGAAGCATCTATGATGCGCAATTCAATTGCTGGTGGCGAGCGTTTGCCCTTGGCTAGTATTGAGGCAACCGAGCAAACCGAGGCTCTGAACGAGGCACTGCGCAAGCTTCAGTCTGAATACGACAACTACCGCGAGGCGCAGGACGGAGTTCGTAAGGATTTGCGCGATCAGATGGACGCTCTGTCAGCCGAACGAAACAGCCTACAGACCGACAAGGTTAAACTTCACGCCGAAGTCCGCCTTGAGTCTGAGAGGCGTGAAATGTTACAAACCAACTATGTGGCACTTCAAAGTGAGAACCGTGAACTCCAGAAGCGAGCGCAGACCTTGTCTGAGACCGCTGCTAAGCAAGATATTCGGACGCAACAGGTTGCTGAAGAGCTCATTGAAGCCAGAGGTTTGCTTGATAGCGTTCGCAACGAGACTGCGAACCTgaaggcagagaagaagctttggAAGGATATTCAGGATAGATTAAGCAAGGACAACGAGAGCCTTATTGAGGAAAAGAATCGACTCAACAATTTGTTAGCAACTCAGCAATCAATCGAAAATGAGCGCAACATGGCTGATTCGGAAGCCCGACGCAAAGCGCAGGCCAAGATTGAAAGCCTCGAACAGGAATTGAGCGACGCCCAAAGAAAGCTCACTTACGAAGCAGAGGAAACCAAAAAGTTGCAACTCAGGAAGGAGTTCGAGTCAAAGGAGTCACAGAAGCGAATCGACGAACTCATGGCAAGCCTGAGCCAGATTCGTGAGGAGCATGTCGCTGTTAAGACCAGCAGAGATCACCTTCAGGCtcgcgttgatgagctgatggTTGAGCTACGAAACGCTGAGGAACGAGCTGGAAGACTCCAACCCCGACCTACGCCCCGACCTGGAACTATTGAGGTTAgcgagcaacagcagcaactcgAAAACGAGATCCAGGATCTCAACGTCGAGATCTCCGACCTGAAGCGAAATTTGGACATGGCCAATACATATCTCGAGAACGCGAAGACGCAGGCTGAGCAGTTCAAAGAGCTCAGCCAGGCTAATGAAGAAGCGCTTGAGGATCTACGGGGATCACAAGAACAATACAGACAAGAGATGGAAGCCATCATTGAGGAAAAGGATGGGAAAATCAAGGAGCTTAGCCAGCGTGCAGAGGACTTATCGGCGGAGTTGTCTCGCTCTAACACTGAGCTCTCTAGCCTACGTGACTCCCAGGGTGAGGTTGCACGACGatatgaggatgagaagtccATATTACAAGAGGAGGTGAACCGACTGAAGGAGGAGAGCGCAAGGCATCTGGAGGCAACTCGCTTCCATCAGCAAGATCTACGTGCTCAAGCTGAAATCGCCTCCAAGGCTCAGCAAGACTACGAGCAGGAACTAGTGAAGCATGCTGAGGCTGCTAAGCTTGTTCAGCAACTACGAACTGAGTACAATACACTCAAGAGCGAGGCCGCATCGCTCAAGTCAGAAGCGGATTCTGCAAAGGTTACCCTCGCTCAAAGCGAAAGCTCTTGGGAGGAACGTCGACAGCAGCTGGAGCAGGAGATGACAGAACTTAAGACTCGAAGAGAAGATGTCAACTCCCAGAACAAGATTCTTCACCAACAACTAGAAGCCCTAACTACACAAGTTGCCGCGCTTCAACAGAAGCGAAgtggtggagaagaggaggacgaaAGAATGTCGCCAGTTCCCCTGGGAGACGCCAGTGATGGTCTGCGGGAACTCAACGGTTACCTCCGAAGAGAGAAGGAGATTCTCGAGGTTCAGTATGATCTCAAGGCTCAAGAGGCCAAGCGACTCCAGCAACAACTTGAGTATACCCAGTCACAGCTAGACGAGGCACGTCTCAAACTTGACCAAGAACGCACACAGGCTGCCCAGAGTGGTCGCACTTCAATGACACACCAGGACCtcatggagaagctcaaTGAGCTCAATATCTACCGCGAAAGCAGTATGACATTGCGCAACGAGAATCAGCAACTTAAGGACCAGATCGGCgagaaaaacaagaagattgaagagatggaggCCCGTATCCAACCCCTGGAGGCTGAAATCGACACGCTCAAGACTCAGAAGTCTTTCCTCGAGGATGAAATCAAGCAAATCCAAGAGGATCGCGACCGATGGCAGAAGCGCACTGAGGGCATTCTGACCAAGTATGGACGAGTTGACCCCGCTGAGATGGAGCAGCTTAAGGATAAGATCACCGAGTTGGAAACTGAACGTGATGCTTTGAAGCAAGGTGAGGAGCCCCTGAAGGCCAAGATCACCGAACTCGAGACTACCATGGAAAGTGAGCGAAACAACTGGAGTACCACGCGCGCCAAGATTGTTGAGCAGGCCAAGGAACGATCAAGGAAACTTACCGGAGAGAAGAACGAGGCCATTCAGCGTGCCAATCAACTGCAAGAGAGCCTGGACAAAGCTAAAAATGAGCTCGAAGGCACCAAGAAGGAAGCAGAAGAATCAAGAAACCAGAAGTCTGAGCTTGAACAACAAATACGAAACTTCCAGAAGGAGGTTGAGCAATTACGACAACAGGCTCAGACTGCAAACTCTACCCCTACTCCTGCCCAACCCGCCCAACCTGCTGAAGCTTCCGTATCTTCCGACGTTGTTGCTCAGCTTGAGCAACAGCTTGCCGATGCTCGTAAGGAGCTCGAGGCCATCAATGGGCAGAAGCAAAGTGCAGAGCAACAGCTTGAATCTCTCCGCAATGAGTTGCAGACTGCTATCTCTGAGCGCGATGAGGCGACAAAGAAGCTCCAAGAGGCTACTGTCAATGCTTCTGCTCAAACTACCGATCAGACCCCTGCAGAGCCCGTAGCTGCCGATTCCACAGAGCAACCTGCTTCAAGCATCtccgacgaagagaagaaggctttggAAGAAAGAGTTGCAGCTGCCGAGGCTAAGGCTGCAGAGTTTGAACAGAAGGCCAATGAGGTTGAGACAAGGATTCAAACTACTATCAAAGAACGTTCCGACAGGATGCGGGATACCCTGAACGCCAAGCTGAGGGAGAGTCGAAgcaagatggaagaggaatacaagaagaaggatgaggatctcaagctcaagttcgAGCAAGAAAAACAGATCTGGCTCGCCGAGAACCCCACAGCCAGAAACGCTGATGTCACCAAGACCGAGCCTGCAGATCAACCCCCTGCAACACCGGCCAAAGCAGAAGCCCCTGCTGTGCCTGCAACACCTTCATCCGTTGGACAAACCGATCTGTCTCAGCTCGATGATACTGGCATTCGACAATTCTTGGCGACTAACCCTACAGTTAAGAATATTGTTgccgccaacatcaagaagaagcttgagatagAAAGCTCCAAACTCAAAGCGGAGCTGGAATCAACAATCAAAACCGAGTATGAACCCAAGATTGCCGCAGCTAGGGATCAAGCCCAGCTCATGGAGTCAAAGAAGTCAACTCTACGCATCAACATGGCTGAGAACAAGCTGAGAGCAGCCAATGCCAAAATTAGTGTAGTCGAGAAGGCTGTTTCCGAAACTCCTCAGAAGCCCGTGGTCGAGGTTTGGGAAGTGGCCAAGGTTGCTGTGGCTCCCCCGGCAACACCGGTTGTGGCAAAACCTACTCCGGCCAGACAGGGTTCGGTTGCGGGCGTgcctccatcaccatcccCTGCGACACCTGCAGCTGGTGCTAAGGCTGCTCAGGGGACACCAGCTGCAACTCCGGCGGGACAACAACAAGCAGGCTCAGACACTAAGCCAGCGCAGGCGGCAGGGCCAACCCCGGCTACCAGTGGAATTCCCGGTCCCAAGACGAACAATCCGTTCGCTGTTCCAGCTAACGCTACAACGGCGGCTGCACCAAACCCATTTGCAACTAACAATGAAAATGGTGTAGCACCCGCTGCTAAGCCAGGTCAGCAACAGACGCAGGCACCGCAGCAGGCACCGCAGCAGCAAGGACAACAACAAGGACaacaacaaggccaacagcAGGGACAACAGCCAGTCCGATCTGGCATCCCTATGCCTCGTGGTGGCGGACGCGGAAGGGGTGGAGCTTATGTGCCTCCTGGCCAACGTGCAGCCAGTGGACCTCAAGAGGGTGGACATGGTAACGCTGGCCGTGGAGGTCGAGGAGGCCGTGGTGGTGGACGCGGTGGTATGAACCCCAGTGCCAACGATTTTCAGCCTGGCAACAAGCGGCCACGAGGAGATTCGGAAGTTGGTGGAGGAGCCAAGCGAGCACGCGGAGCGCATTAG
- a CDS encoding related to ATP-dependent RNA helicase, whose product MVLPSKKRKLPTATGPASKRSKNISKKKSGGKESRRAVDATALAWSSVGEDFGGLEVIEGVDVVKDGSKVQFLVAGDKSNIIDPQQEVLDGDESFEGFGDDPVEVGDIDSGEAGSGQGGLESEKPQGKNKGKAGQGKAEQEKTKKNKNKNKLDGKNSGAEKEDEQLDKASKVVQKSSARGGNTFGALADANDYADQEDVDMAAWVPLNLSPQILSAIAKLKFTKPTLIQEKTIPEILAGDDVIGKAQTEQGVKRTGPMAVVLSPTRELAKQLGDHLKALCDGLPSAPYVCVVTGGLSIQKQQRQLEKAEIVIGTPGRLWEVLSGDRALQSKFAKIKFLVVDEADRLFKVGQFKEAEDIIGALDGKSPGDDAESSDEDEEEDEEDDESSARQTLVFSATFDKDLQTKLAGKGKSTGSDEEKMAYLMKCLKFRGEPKFIDVNPVSQMAQGLKEGLIECGAMEKDLYLYTVLLLNPGRRTLVFTNSISAVRRLTPLLSNLNLTALPLHSQMAQKARLRSLERFTAARNSILIATDVAARGLDIKQVDQVLHYHVPRSADTYIHRSGRTARGESSGVSVILCSPDEVLPTRRLASKVHAERSLGAKREHFIQTLLIDRKMASRLKPRVDLAKKIADTVLAKEKAHSDDTWLRNAADELGVEYDSEDLEAVNASGGKGGRGGGRRRKEQAAKSLSKAEMGALKAQLREELSRRVNLGVSERYITGGRVDVGALLREGKNGGIFLGNTDGLGFDL is encoded by the exons ATGGTTCTCCCTtcgaagaagcgcaagcttCCAACTGCGACCGGTCCCGCCTCGAAACGATCAAAGAACATCTCCAAGAAGAAATCCGGTGGAAAAGAATCGCGCCGAGCTGTCGACGCTACAGCACTCGCTTGGTCCTCGGTAGGCGAGGACTTTGGAGGACTAGAGGTTATCGAGGGCGTGGACGTGGTCAAGGATGGTAGCAAAGTGCAATTCCTCGTGGCCGGCGACAAGAGCAACATAATCGATCCTCAGCAAGAAGTTCTCGATGGGGACGAATCTTTTGAAGGGTTTGGCGACGACCCTGTGGAGGTCGGGGATATCGATTCCGGCGAAGCTGGCAGTGGTCAAGGTGGCTTGGAGAGCGAGAAGCCTCAAGGGAAGAATAAGGGCAAGGCTGGGCAAGGGAAAGCAGAACaagaaaagaccaagaagaacaaaaacaaaaacaaatTGGATGGGAAGAACAGTGGCGCCGAAAAAGAAGACGAGCAGCTGGACAAGGCCTCGAAAGTCGTACAAAAGTCCTCTGCACGCGGGGGCAACACGTTCGGCGCGTTGGCCGATGCGAACGACTACGCAGACCAAGAAGACGTCGACATGGCGGCCTGGGTTCCTCTGAACCTATCGCCTCAAATTCTCTCAGCCATCGCGAAACTCAAGTTTACCAAGCCGACTTTGATTCAGGAGAAGACGATTCCCGAGATTCTGGCTGGTGATGACGTTATTGGCAAGGCACAGACAG AGCAGGGTGTCAAGAGAACTGGTCCTATGGCTGTGGTACTTTCCCCTACACGAGAATTGGCCAAGCAATTGGGTGATCATCTCAAGGCACTCTGTGACGGTCTTCCCAGCGCGCCGTACGTGTGTGTTGTGACAGGTGGTCTCAGTATTCAGAAACAGCAGCGTCAAttggagaaggctgagattgTTATCGGCACACCGGGTCGCTTATGGGAGGTTCTTAGTGGCGACAGAGCTTTGCAAAGCAAatttgccaagatcaagttCCTTGTTGTCGACGAAGCTGATCGACTCTTTAAAGTTGGTCAATTCAAGGAGGCAGAGGATATTATTGGTGCTCTAGATGGGAAAAGCCCGGGCGACGATGCAGAGAGCTcagatgaggacgaggaggaagatgaagaggacgatgagaGTAGTGCACGACAGACATTGGTTTTCTCAGCAACTTTCGACAAGGACCTTCAGACCAAACTGGCTGGAAAGGGCAAATCTACAGGAagcgatgaggagaagatggcttATCTGATGAAGTGTCTGAAATTCAGGGGTGAGCCTAAATTCATCGATGTCAACCCCGTAAGCCAGATGGCTCAGGGGTTGAAGGAAGGACTTATTGAGTGTGGTGCTATGGAAAAG GATCTTTATCTATACAccgtcctccttctcaaccctGGTCGCCGTACTCTCGTCTTTACCAACTCTATCTCTGCTGTTCGCCGTCTGACACCCCTTCTCTCGAATCTTAACCTCACGGCGCTGCCTCTGCACTCCCAAATGGCACAAAAGGCCCGCCTCCGTTCACTTGAGCGTTTCACTGCTGCTCGCAATTCTATTCTCATTGCCACCGATGTTGCCGCTCGTGGTCTCGATATCAAGCAGGTTGACCAAGTTCTGCACTACCATGTCCCCCGATCTGCGGATACTTACATCCACCGATCTGGTCGTACAGCTCGTGGCGAGTCTAGTGGCGTGAGTGTGATTCTGTGCTCACCTGACGAAGTCCTCCCTACTCGACGTCTTGCAAGCAAAGTCCACGCCGAGCGTAGCTTGGGTGCAAAGAGAGAGCACTTTATTCAGACTCTCCTTATTGATAGAAAGATGGCATCGCGTCTCAAACCCCGTGTGGACCTGGCCAAAAAGATCGCCGATACTGTACTAGCCAAGGAAAAGGCCCACAGCGACGATACATGGCTACGAAATGCAGCTGATGAACTTGGAGTAGAATACGACTCTGAAGATCTCGAGGCTGTCAACGCAAGTGGTGGCAAGGGGGGTCGAGGTGGTGGACGAAGGAGAAAGGAGCAGGCAGCCAAGAGCCTGTCTAAGGCCGAAATGGGTGCTTTGAAGGCTCAACTGAGAGAGGAGTTGAGCAGAAGAGTGAACCTGGGTGTTAGCGAGAGGTATATCACGGGTGGAAGAGTGGACGTTGGTGCTCTTTTGAGAGAAGGGAAGAACGGGGGCATTTTCCTGGGAAATACAGATGGATTGGGGTTTGACTTGTAG